Proteins encoded together in one Plutella xylostella chromosome 17, ilPluXylo3.1, whole genome shotgun sequence window:
- the LOC105380416 gene encoding phospholipase A1 translates to MFRLLLLPLLLFLSTVNSSIYDIAVNNIKCTCDRTDDYDVSEVKLYITNYASGGAETSYFIRGAGAAVVDSPDFDPTQCINVFILGFNTPITHEAVDGIKCVFSNITCNGKKTLGIIVEHIKYTGDSGNPLTTIPMYQRSVKYTKSIGLAIGKFLEVVLSKVSRDYLNVAGHSLGAHMAGYGAEYLKSIGIPLKVIYGTDPAGPCYKDCLEEHMQSGQADLVVAMHCTNSLGSTENVSDYDFYSNDGEYQKGCPKEGVIGMSSVKCSHYKCIALLLNPAIRDSIWDATKCSNFKDYDSGACGGRETTLAGYTVNMTGSPGVYYFEPTATLPCDITVTS, encoded by the exons ATGTTCAGGTTACTTTTACTACCTCTATTATTGTTCCTCTCTACAGTTAATTCCAGCATTTACGATATAGcagttaataatataaaat GCACATGCGACCGCACAGATGACTACGACGTTTCGGAAGTGAAACTATACATCACTAACTATGCGAGCGGCGGCGCGGAGACCTCTTACTTCATTCGGGGCGCCGGCGCGGCCGTCGTCGACAGCCCTGACTTCGACCCCACACAGTGCATCAACGTGTTCATCCTCGGCTTCAACACTCCCATCACCCACGAGGCCGTCGATGGCATCAAGTGCGTCTTCTCCAACATCACCTGCAATGGAAAGAAGACTTTGGGAATCATCGTCGAACATATCAAGTACACGGGCGACAGCGGCAACCCTCTCACGACTATACCCATGTATCAAAGGTCTGTCAAGTATACGAAGTCTATAGGGTTGGCAATAGGCAAGTTTCTTGAAGTGGTGCTAAGTAAGGTTAGTAGAGATTATCTGAACGTGGCTGGGCATAGTTTGGGAGCTCACATGGCTGGCTACGGTGCTGAGTATCTAAAAAGCATAGGCATACCATTGAAGGTCATTTACGGAACCGACCCAGCCGGCCCGTGCTACAAGGACTGTTTGGAAGAACATATGCAATCAGGACAGGCAGATTTAGTAGTTGCAATGCATTGTACCAACTCATTGGGCTCAACTGAAAACGTATCCGACTACGACTTTTACTCAAACGATGGAGAATATCAAAAAGGTTGCCCCAAAGAAGGCGTTATAGGAATGAGTTCGGTAAAGTGCAGtcattataaatgtatagCGTTATTGTTGAATCCGGCCATTCGGGATTCTATTTGGGACGCGACAAAGTGTTCCAATTTCAAAGATTATGACAGCGGAGCGTGCGGTGGCCGCGAGACGACACTGGCTGGCTACACGGTGAATATGACAGGGTCTCCCGGTGTGTACTATTTTGAGCCGACTGCCACACTACCTTGTGATATTACGGTCACGAGTTAG